In Choristoneura fumiferana chromosome 21, NRCan_CFum_1, whole genome shotgun sequence, a single genomic region encodes these proteins:
- the LOC141439823 gene encoding cytochrome P450 6B6-like has protein sequence MITVSIFLVVLVALYLYGTRTFDYWAKRNIKHDKPLPFLGTNGKTYLMQSSITQLAAEMYNKYPKEKVVGFYRGMKPELIIRDPELIKHIISTDFVHFYPRSINTHKSVIEPLMRNVFFADGDLWRLLRQRMTPAFTSGKLKAMFPLIVERAERLQERTLAAAAKGRTIDARDLMARYTTDFIGACGFGIDGDALKDENSAFRKLGVKIFTMTFRRAIIGIMKHAMPEITKHWKFLGTVEKPFIEIVTEILKQRNGKHSGRNDFIDQLLELKAKGAMMVDSIEDIAIDGTAAQARLEWDDELLAAQVFIFFAAGFETSSSATSFTLHQLALNPEVQRKVQENIDTVLAKHNNRLSYDAVKEMHYLEWTFREGMRMFPSLGFLIRGCARPYTIPGTAATIDEGVRVLIPVQALHNDPEYFDRPHEFRPERFHPDKFDANKYKYVYLPFGEGPRACIGERLGLMQSLAGLAAVLARFWVAPAPETLRDPVVEPKMGIVQTIRGGLPLLFRERSDFSTPLTNG, from the exons ATGATTACCGTATCAATATTTCTCGTCGTGTTGGTCGCGCTGTACCTGTACGGCACCAGGACCTTCGACTATTGGGCGAAGCGCAATATCAAACATGACAAGCCGCTACCATTTCTCGGAACCAACGGAAAAACCTATCTAATGCAGAGCAGTATCACCCAGCTAGCCGCAGAAATGTACAATAAATATCCGAAAGAAAAGGTTGTCGGTTTCTACCGAGGCATGAAGCCCGAGTTGATCATACGGGATCCAGAACTCATAAAACATATTATCTCGACTGACTTCGTGCACTTCTACCCGCGAAGTATCAATACTCACAAGTCAGTCATAGAGCCGCTGATGCGTAACGTATTTTTCGCGGACGGCGACCTGTGGCGGCTGCTGCGCCAGCGCATGACGCCGGCGTTCACGAGCGGCAAGCTGAAGGCGATGTTCCCGCTCATCGTGGAGCGCGCCGAGCGGCTGCAAGAGCGCACGCTAGCCGCCGCTGCCAAGGGACGCACCATAGACGCCCGGGACCTCATGGCGAGGTACACTACTGATTTCATCGGCGCCTGCGGTTTCGGCATCGACGGAGATGCACTCAAAGACGAAAACTCGGCGTTCCGAAAATTAGGAGTTAAAATTTTTACCATGACCTTTAGGAGAGCTATAATAGGCATCATGAAACACGCAATGCCAGAAATCACCAAGCACTGGAAATTTCTGGGAACAGTTGAAAaaccttttattgaaatcgtGACCGAGATATTGAAACAAAGAAATGGCAAGCATTCTGGAAGGAATGATTTTATCGATCAACTGTTAGAGTTGAAGGCGAAGGGTGCCATGATGGTGGATTCGATCGAGGACATCGCAATCGACGGCACGGCGGCGCAGGCGCGGCTGGAGTGGGACGACGAGCTGCTCGCGGCGCAAGTGTTCATTTTCTTCGCCGCTGGCTTCGAAACCTCGTCTTCTGCGACCAGCTTCACGCTCCACCAGTTAGCTTTGAATCCCGAGGTACAGAGGAAAGTACAGGAGAATATTGACACCGTGCTAGCTAAGCATAACAACCGGCTCAGTTATGATGCTGTGAAGGAGATGCATTATTTGGAGTGGACATTTAGAGAGGGTATGCGGATGTTTCCATCGCTCGGGTTCCTGATCCGAGGCTGCGCCCGCCCGTATACCATCCCGGGCACGGCGGCCACGATAGACGAGGGCGTGCGGGTCCTGATCCCAGTACAAGCTCTGCACAACGACCCCGAGTACTTCGACCGGCCGCATGAGTTCCGCCCGGAGCGGTTCCACCCCGACAAGTTTGAcgcaaacaaatacaaatacgtGTATTTACCATTCGGAGAGGGACCGCGAGCTTGTATCG GCGAGCGGCTGGGTCTGATGCAGTCACTAGCGGGGCTCGCGGCGGTGCTGGCGCGCTTTTGGGTGGCGCCGGCGCCGGAGACGCTGCGCGACCCCGTCGTCGAGCCCAAGATGGGCATCGTGCAGACCATCCGCGGCGGACTGCCGCTGCTTTTCCGCGAGAGATCGGATTTCAGCACGCCATTGACAAATGGTTAG
- the LOC141439506 gene encoding cytochrome P450 6B6-like isoform X1: MIVIAILGSILGALYLYFTRTFKYWEKKGVKHDTPLPLFGNWAPVLLAKKSEVDFINDLYWKYPDERAVGYYRSSRPDLLVRDPNIVKRILTTDFQYFYARGIVEMSNDPENIEMIRKHLVIVEGDIWRLLRQSSTPAFTSGKLKAMFPLIVERAERLRERTRAISAGARHVDARDLMARYTMDFIAACGLGIDGEVLKDEHSAFLKIAKEINKVDVKLIIIEMLKTFFPYTFRHVKIREKVEKMFCDLVGNILKQRDYKPSSRNDFIDVMLEVKNKGKIECDSMEKMKSDGTPEKVSIEIDDNLIAAQAFVFFTAGYETSSSSTSYTLHEIAYNPEKQEKIHNEIDRVLAKHDNKLSYDAIKEMQYLEWAFKEGLRLLPPIGVLFRTCRQKYTFEELGLTVDANTRVMVSPHSLHRDPKYWDHPEEFRPERFSPEFDEPKHKFAYLPFGYGPRACIGERMGLMQSLAGLAAILSQFSVSPAPTSVRRPLLDPKSNLVQNIKGGLPLIFTPRT, translated from the exons ATGATCGTCATAGCTATTCTGGGCAGCATCCTGGGAGCCCTGTACCTTTACTTCACAAGAACATTCAAATACTGGGAAAAGAAAGGAGTCAAACATGATACGCCGTTGCCTCTCTTCGGAAACTGGGCACCCGTCCTCTTGGCTAAGAAATCAGAAGTAGATTTTATTAACGATTTGTACTGGAAGTACCCCGACGAGAGAGCAGTCGGTTACTACCGCTCCTCACGCCCCGATCTGCTGGTCAGAGACCCAAATATTGTTAAACGTATTTTGACAAcagattttcaatatttttacgcAAGAGGGATCGTTGAGATGTCCAACGATCCTGAGAATATCGAGATGATAAGGAAGCATTTAGTGATCGTTGAAGGTGACATATGGCGGCTGCTGCGACAGAGCTCAACTCCGGCGTTCACGAGCGGCAAGCTGAAGGCGATGTTCCCGCTGATCGTGGAGCGCGCCGAGCGGTTGCGCGAGCGCACGCGCGCCATCAGCGCGGGCGCAAGACATGTTGATGCGCGGGACCTCATGGCGCGGTACACTATGGACTTCATCGCCGCGTGCGGCCTCGGTATAGACGGCGAGGTCCTCAAAGATGAACACTCTGCTTTCCTCAAAATTGCCAAAGAGATCAATAAAGTCGATGTCAAATTAATCATTATCGAAATGCTGAAAACTTTCTTCCCGTACACATTCAGACATGTCAAAATTCGTGAGAAAgtggaaaaaatgttttgtgaTTTAGTTGGCAACATACTGAAGCAGAGAGATTACAAGCCATCAAGTAGGAATGATTTTATCGACGTCATGTTAGAGGTCAAGAACAAAGGAAAAATTGAGTGTGATTCAATGGAAAAGATGAAATCGGACGGAACCCCGGAGAAAGTTTCCATCGAAATAGACGATAACCTCATCGCGGCGCAAGCGTTCGTATTCTTTACCGCTGGCTATGAGACCTCTTCTTCCTCCACCAGCTACACTTTGCACGAAATTGCGTACAATCCAGAAAAACAGGAGAAAATACATAATGAAATTGATCGAgtgctcgcaaaacacgacaacaagcTGAGCTACGACGCAATTAAAGAGATGCAATATTTGGAATGGGCTTTTAAGGAAGGATTGAGGCTACTGCCTCCGATTGGAGTTTTGTTTCGAACATGCCGACAGAAGTACACATTTGAAGAGTTGGGGTTGACGGTGGATGCAAACACCCGCGTAATGGTATCGCCACACTCCCTGCATCGCGATCCGAAGTACTGGGACCATCcggaggagttccgtcctgagCGGTTCAGCCCAGAATTTGATGAACCTAAACATAAATTCGCGTATCTTCCTTTCGGCTACGGACCGCGAGCATGTATCG GGGAGCGGATGGGTCTGATGCAGTCGCTGGCGGGGCTGGCGGCCATCTTGTCGCAGTTCTCCGTGTCGCCGGCGCCGACCTCCGTGCGCCGGCCCCTACTCGATCCCAAGTCAAACCTCGTGCAAAATATCAAAGGAGGCTTGCCGCTTATCTTTACCCCAAGGACGTAG
- the LOC141439506 gene encoding cytochrome P450 6B5-like isoform X2, protein MLYMFILFVLLTALYLYGTRTFDYWKIKGIICEKPVPIFGNFANYVFAKESSSQVLKKMYWKYPKEKVVGCYRYSKPELLVRDPDIIKQVFTNEFHCFYSRGFLESEPDHNELETLRRNLFVVEGDMWRLLRHGTSPAFTSSKLKAMFPLIVERAERLRERTRSVGSGARPVNARDLMAGYTMDFIAACGLGIDSDTQTEENSVFKKLGLRVFKVGVKEFIVDHLKSLFPSTFKSLKHLERVEKEFCDMVKEILRKRNYKPSNRRDFMDLMLEIMAKGSIECESMMNMKPDGTPERVFLEINDRVIAAQAFLFFGAGYETSSSATSYTLHEIAYNPHEQKKIQADIDRVLAKHNNKLSYDAINEMHYLEWALKEGLRILPPAGHLTRICRRKCLLSDIGLTVDAGVRVVVSTCAMNQDPKYWDRPEEFRPERFSPEIGEPKHKFAYLPFGAGPRTCLGERMGLMQSLAGLAAILSQFSVSPAPTSVRRPLLDPKSNLVQNIKGGLPLIFTPRT, encoded by the exons ATGTTGTACATGTTCATTTTATTCGTCTTGCTTACGGCTCTATATCTTTACGGAACAAGAACTTTCGATTACTGGAAAATAAAAGGAATAATATGCGAAAAACCTGTGCCCATCTTTGGCAACTTCGCAAATTATGTATTCGCAAAGGAAAGCTCGTCACAAGTCCTGAAAAAAATGtactggaagtaccctaaagAGAAAGTCGTCGGCTGTTACCGTTATTCAAAGCCCGAACTGCTAGTAAGAGATCCAGACATCATCAAGCAAGTTTTCACCAACGAGTTTCATTGTTTTTATTCCCGAGGTTTTTTAGAGTCCGAACCTGATCATAATGAGTTGGAAACTCTCAGGAGGAATTTGTTTGTCGTGGAGGGCGACATGTGGCGGCTGCTGCGACACGGGACGTCGCCGGCGTTCACGAGCAGCAAGCTGAAGGCAATGTTTCCGCTGATCGTGGAGCGCGCCGAGCGGCTGCGCGAGCGCACGCGCAGCGTCGGATCAGGCGCGCGCCCCGTCAACGCGCGGGACCTCATGGCAGGATACACCATGGATTTCATCGCCGCCTGCGGCCTCGGTATAGACTCTGATACCCAAACAGAAGAGAACtcagttttcaaaaaattagGCCTAAGAGTGTTTAAAGTTGGCGTCAAAGAATTCATTGTTGATCATTTAAAATCACTGTTTCCTTCTACATTCAAAAGCTTAAAACATTTAGAACGAGTAGAAAAAGAATTCTGTGATATGGTCAAAGAAATTTTAAGGAAAAGGAATTACAAGCCGTCAAATAGACGCGATTTCATGGATCTAATGTTAGAAATAATGGCAAAGGGAAGCATAGAGTGTGAGTCCATGATGAACATGAAGCCAGATGGAACACCAGAGCGGGTATTCTTGGAAATTAACGACCGTGTAATAGCAGCTCAAGCGTTTCTGTTCTTTGGAGCTGGCTATGAGACTTCTTCATCCGCTACAAGCTATACACTACACGAAATTGCTTACAACCCACacgagcaaaaaaaaatacaagccgATATAGATCGCGTCCTCGCGAAACACAATAACAAACTGAGCTATGATGCCATCAACGAGATGCATTACTTGGAATGGGCTTTAAAAGAAGGATTGCGAATTCTGCCTCCAGCGGGGCACTTGACGCGAATATGTCGACGAAAATGCTTGTTGTCGGATATAGGTTTGACGGTGGACGCGGGTGTTCGTGTCGTGGTCTCCACTTGTGCGATGAACCAGGACCCGAAGTACTGGGACCGTCCAGAAGAGTTCCGGCCCGAGCGCTTCAGCCCGGAGATCGGTGAACCAAAACATAAATTTGCGTATCTTCCGTTCGGGGCTGGACCTCGCACCTGTCTTG GGGAGCGGATGGGTCTGATGCAGTCGCTGGCGGGGCTGGCGGCCATCTTGTCGCAGTTCTCCGTGTCGCCGGCGCCGACCTCCGTGCGCCGGCCCCTACTCGATCCCAAGTCAAACCTCGTGCAAAATATCAAAGGAGGCTTGCCGCTTATCTTTACCCCAAGGACGTAG